A genomic window from Gemmatimonadaceae bacterium includes:
- a CDS encoding enoyl-CoA hydratase/isomerase family protein: MTPPAPTPDVRAEGRVQVSVTDGIGTVEFFHPKGNSLPGILLRQLADGIRTLGDDPAARVIVLRSGGEGAFCAGASFDEFTAVSTPAEGKEFFLGFSRVILAMIRAPKFVITRVHGRAAGGAIGVIAASDYSFATENAQAKLSELQVGIGPFIVGVAIERKLGLAPFMNLAVHADWHDAAWCERHGLYSQVVDNAHALDAVVHSHAQRLAAANPEAMAEMKRVFWRDTEHWEALMDDRAAMSGRMVLSDFTKAALAAFKAR, encoded by the coding sequence ATGACGCCCCCCGCCCCCACCCCAGATGTCCGCGCCGAAGGCCGTGTCCAGGTGTCCGTCACCGACGGCATCGGCACGGTCGAGTTCTTCCACCCCAAGGGCAACTCCCTCCCGGGCATCCTGCTCCGTCAGCTCGCCGACGGCATCCGCACGCTCGGCGACGACCCAGCCGCGCGGGTGATCGTGCTGCGCTCCGGCGGCGAGGGCGCCTTCTGTGCCGGTGCCTCCTTCGACGAGTTCACCGCAGTCTCCACGCCGGCGGAGGGCAAGGAGTTCTTCCTCGGCTTCAGCCGCGTCATCCTCGCGATGATCCGCGCGCCGAAGTTCGTAATCACCCGCGTCCACGGCAGAGCCGCCGGTGGCGCGATCGGCGTCATCGCCGCCAGCGACTACTCCTTCGCCACCGAGAACGCGCAGGCTAAGCTCTCCGAACTGCAAGTGGGCATCGGGCCGTTCATCGTTGGCGTCGCCATCGAGCGGAAGCTGGGCCTCGCCCCGTTTATGAATCTCGCCGTGCACGCCGACTGGCACGACGCCGCCTGGTGCGAGCGCCACGGGCTGTACTCGCAGGTGGTGGATAATGCGCACGCGCTCGATGCCGTCGTGCACAGCCACGCCCAGCGCCTCGCGGCTGCAAACCCCGAGGCGATGGCCGAGATGAAGCGCGTGTTCTGGCGCGACACCGAGCACTGGGAGGCGCTGATGGACGATCGCGCCGCGATGAGCGGACGGATGGTCCTGAGCGACTTCACCAAGGCCGCGCTGGCAGCGTTTAAGGCACGCTAA